Genomic segment of Aerosakkonema funiforme FACHB-1375:
CGCTAAATTGGCAATATGAGTGAAAAAAGCGAAGGTATCAAAATCGTTAGCGACAATCGCCAAGCCCGTTACCTCTACGAAATCCTAGAGACATACGAGGCTGGGATTGAGTTAAAAGGGACAGAAGTCAAGTCCATTCGCGAAGGTCGGTCTAACCTGCGCGATGGATACGTGCTGATTCGGAATGGCGAGGCGTGGCTGCTGAACGTCCACGTTTCACCTCACTCAACCGCCAGCCAGTATTTTAACCACGACCCCGTTCGCACGCGGAAACTGCTGCTGCATAAAGAGGAAATCCGCAAGCTGATTGGTAAAGTGGAACAAAAGGGTTTGACCCTAATTCCTTTGAAGATGTATTTGAAGAAAGGTTTGGTGAAAGTCAGCGTTGGTCTGGGTAGAGGTAAGAAGCTGCACGACAAACGCGAAGATGTGAAGAAACGCGACGATAAGCGCGAGATGCAACGCGCTATGAAGAATTTTTAAAGCGATTCAAACCTAAGAAACCGGGTTTTTTGGCAAGGATTTTTACTTTGGTGTCAAGTTAATCGCTAAAAACCCGGTTTTTAGCTTTTTTTACCGCAGATTAAGGCAGATGAACGCGGATGAACGCAGATGTGGATGTAAAAAAGTCACTCATTCAAAAGTCAAAATTCCTTCCTCTACCTTTTCCCTTTTCCCTCTCCCCTCTCCTTTTTCTAAATGGTATAATTTTACTCGCTAGTGCGAATGCTGGTAATAATTATGACTCAAGAATTAATAGATTTAAGAAAAAGCATTCTGGAAGGAAGATACGCCGAGGCTTTGGCAATTGTAGATGAATTAGAGGGAATGAGCAAACAGGCGATACTGCGGAATATCCAATCTTATCTCAAAATCTTGTTAATTCACTTGATTAAAAACCAAATCGAACAGCGATTAACAAATTCTTGGGCTAATTCTATTCGCAATTCTGTTAGAGAAATTAAGAAACTGAATTTGCAAGATAACAAAACCTCTTATTACGTGAAGATAGATGGTTGGGAAGAAATGATTGATGAAGAATTTGAAGAGGCAATTCGCGAGGCTAGCGAGGAAGTCTTGAATGGTGCTTACAGTCCATTTCAACTTGCTGAAATGGTGGAGAGAAAATTGGTAATTAGTCATTCTCAAAGCTTAATCGAATTGACCTATAATTATTCACTTAAGCAGTTACCAGGAGTTATTGATGATTATTTGATTCAGCTTCCGGGTGGGGAAGATTGGCAAGCTGGGAGGCGATGATAAAAATTCTTAAAACAAGGTATTCAATACTGATAAACCTTAAATATTTATGGTGTGTCTAAGCTGAGCTTTGTACAGTTATTTGTGGTTGAGATTCGTTATCCACAAAATCCCGAATTACTTTTAGTAAATCATTAGAATGAAATTCGGATTGGGAATCGAGCTTGTTTAAAAAGTTGTTTGCTGCTAGCTTTAAGGCTGTGGTAAATTCAGAAACATGAGAGATTGAAATGGATTGTTTGCGATAATATATTCGCATTCCCTCCTCCCAAGGTTCAAATAAAATTGGTTCTGGTTCTTCCACAATTTCAACAGCGATATTTTTACCTTGTTTTACAGCTTTCACTCCGGTAATTAAGGCATCAAACCAGGAATCTAAATATGTTGATTTTTCCGTGATGGTTGTTGTATCATTGGTTATGGTGATATCGCCAATGGGATCGATGGGGTCGATTTTTTCTGATTCGTCGATATTTATGGCAATTTGCATTATTATGTTAGGTTTAATGACTTCAAGCACAACTTTACTGCAACCAATAACGTAACACTGCTCCCGCTCCCAGTCCTATCCAAGAAGTTCCAGATAGAATCAGAAACTTGTGAAAGTTACTAAATGGCTTTTTTCCTAAATCGTTAGCATGTATATCCCAAAATATTACTTCTGTTCCTTCCCACATCCTTAAGGCTAAAGATATATTTGATGTTAAACCAATACACCAAGCCACTAAACCCCTTATCCTTTCTTCATTCCCGTAAATATTTCCATAAATTTGGCTCCAACTCATCTTACTGTTATACATAGTCAAAGGTGTCAGAATAATAAGCATTAAATACCATAGTCCTAGTCCCTCGGTTGGACCAATCGAGAAAAAAAGCAATAAGAATCCGTAAAAAATACCCATAAAAAATAATGATACTATAGCCTTAGTTCCAAATATAGGTACAACAGTTAAAGTTATCGCTAAAGCCATAGTTAAAACGCCGCCTATCTCAATATCAGTAAGCCCACCATAAGTAACCCCTCTTTCACCATGATAAGCTAAAAGCGAGGTTCCAGCTAAAGCTACGAACCAAGGTAAAGGCGAAAAATAAAAAGGTATTGTTAACAAAAATCCCAAACCTACACAAACTATGAAACGTTGTACTAATAAACCCCAATCAATATGTATCTTTTGTAGGGTTGGTTGAGTGATTACTTTGTTAATGCCTACCGGAACAGTGCGATTCGCCACTTCCAACAACTTCAACCATTCCTGCATCGACTGAGGACGGTTTTTCGCTTCCAACTCCATCCCCTTGAGAATCGCCCGATTTAACTCATCGCTGATATCAGCGTGTTGCTTAGGTTTAATCAATCGGACATTATTCAACTTCCGATCCAAAGAAGATGTCGGACATTGACCAGTTACCGCATAATATAGAGAAGCAGCCAAACAGTACACATCAACCGTTGGTTCCCGACTCCCCATCATCTGTTCGTAAGGCGCAAAAGCCCAATTGCCAAAATGCTTGGAACTTTCGACTGTTTGCAGAATTTCTCCAGCAATGCCAAAATCAATCAACACCGCTTTACCGTCACTCTGCACCATAATATTGCCTGGGTGAGCATCCCGATGCACCAAACTCGCTTGATGCACCACCGTCAAAGCTTCCCCAATTTGTCGCACATACTCCACCGCTTCGTTTGCAGGTAACGCCCCTCGCCGCCGCACCAAATCAAACAAACTCTCCCCTGCGACAAAATCCATTACCAGGCAGTATATCCCCTTCTTTTCAAACAAATCCCTGACGCGCACGATATTGGGATGCTGTTTTTCAGAGAGTTTTTCCAGTCGCCGCCCTTCCTCGACGAACCGCTGCAAATATTTGGGGTATTCCGGGTCATTTTTCAGGCTTTCATTAGGCGTTTTAATAACCACTAGCTGTTGCAGCAGCGTATGTCGTGCTTGATAGGTAATCCCGAAGCCCCCTTCTCCCAGGATTTTCTCGATAATATACTTACCTTTCTGCAACCGCTGACCCGCTGCCCAAACCATGTCGCGCTTTCCAGACTCTTGGGTTTATTGTGACATATTATCTCAAAAAAAAGTACGTTGTTGCGGTTTAGCGCTAAAGCGCAACAACGTACCTTATTTCTTATCTTCTCTTCGCGTTCTTCGCGTCTTCGCGGTTCGTTAAAAAATCTTGGGTTAGAGTTACCAACTCTAACCAAAATACAAAAGCTCCTACAAGTCCTGTGGAGGTAAATTTTCACTCCGCGATGGTTGATAAATAGTGTAATAACTAGCGATCAAAGCTATCATCATCCACCAGAGAGTATTGGCTTCCGGACGATACAAAACTGTATCTACAGTACCATGAGCTAGCATACCTAAAAAACTGGCGATCGCAGCTATCAACCAAAATCCTTCGCGGCTACCAAATTCCCGCAGACGCCGCAATTGTACCCAACCTTGGTTAAAGGTTACTAACAATAACCAGAGAAAACAACCCAATCCAATCAAACCGGCTTCCACCGCTACTTCCAGCAGAATAGAATAAGCACTCAAAGCGCTGTAGCGGGGACGCATATAGAGAGGATAAATTTTGTTAAAAGCAGTGTTGCCGGGGCCAATGCCGATAATGGGCCGAGCGCGAATCATCTCCTGTACAGCTGCCCACACATTGATGCGAAAATTATTGCTGCTATCTTCGCGACCCACAAACATACTGAAAACGCGATCGCGCAACGGTTCTACAAACAATATTGCCAATCCTAATATAGCAGCCAAACTTATTAGCAATATCGGTAAAGACCAAGTGCGCCAAAAAGGAGGTAACTGAATACTTAACCAATCAATCAACAACAACAAAAACACAAACAGCAGCACTACAAAACCGATCCAGCCCCCCCGACTGAAAGTTAATATCAAACAAGATGAATTGACAACAAACATTGTCGTTGCTAACGCTTTGCAGACCCAGCCACGCCAAGCAAAAACAGCCGCCAAACTCAAAGCAGTTGCCGGCAGCAGATACCCTGCCAGTAAATTGGGATTTCCCAGATAGCTATAGACTCGCGTGGTTTTAGCCAGAGGAGATTCCGGATCTACCCAAGTTGCCAGTGCTGTAGCGCCAAAAAACCACTGCCTCAGACCGTAGACACTGACGAGCAGAGCTACGTGCAAGTATAGCGCAATTAACCAAGAGCGCAGGTGAGGCGATCGCAAAATCCTCGCCATCAAAGCAAACAGCAACAGATACAGCGTCAGCTTCACCAAACCGGTCAGCGCCGCCGCCTTCACCGGTGACAAAGCTGTCGCCACCACAGCAATACCCCAATAAAGCAATACCAGCAAATGAATGGGCGTAAATTTGGGAAAAGAAAATACTGCCTCTCCCTCTTCCTTCTCCCTTTCTCTGACAACCTCATCCGATACAGTCAGCAGCACCCAAAAGGCACCGCAAGCAACTAAAAGCACACCAACCAAATCGTTGGATACAAAGGGAGCCAGAGCAAACACCAAGCTTACCAACAACGCGCCCAAAGGTTCTGCCCATCGCATCAACCAGCTGCCTTGTCGCCATGCTGGCAGCAGACCTACCAAACGGTACAAATAACTAGCATTGCGCCACCGATACAACGGTAGATTAGATAGTGTTAATTGTTGCCAAACAGCGTTCATGAATTTTTATTCTAGTGAACCATTTTAGATTTTGGATTTGAGATGTTAGATTATATTTTCATCTAAAATCTAAAATCTAAAATTTTTAGATATTTACATCAGCTTCTGTTATTGTTGGCAAGCTCACCACATATCTAAAGCCAGACTCTTGCGAGCCTTGGATCGAGATTTGTCCGCTGTGCATTTGAGCTAAATGACAGCTGAGCAACAGCCCCAAGTTTTCAGAAGATCGATCGATTATATTATTCTCAAGAGCTTCCGATCGGTCAGCAGTAACCAAAGCTTTTTCTTCCGATTTGGTCGAGTTACTCTTCTCGGCTGCTTCTGGAGATAGCAGTGATGCTTCTTCGAGGCTTTCATCCTCGCGATCGTAAAGCCGGGGCTCCGAGTAAGTTGGTACAGATGGGGACGTATTGAAAAAGTATCCTTCCAGATGAGGGAGGCCATCTCCCAGCCAGGGGTGAGAAACCCAAACGGCAATGTTTAACCCTTCTACTTTACGAGAGATATGAATGCGGACAATACTGCCAGCATCAGCCGTTTGCAGCACACTTGATACCAAGTGATAAAGCAATTGGCGGACTTTTTCCTTATCCAGTTGCCAGATGCGATTTCCGGGCTCTACGGAAAGACGAATCTGTTGCCCTCGGCGGTTGGCTGCTTCTTCTAATGTAGCGATCGCCTGTTGGCACAACATTTCTATATCAACAGCAGAAAGATTCAGTTTTGGATTATCGGGGTTTAGCGATCCCAGTGCCAATATTTCGTTTACCAGCGACAGCAAGTACTGACCGCTGTGCTGAATAATCTCCAAATATTCTTTTTGTTTAGTCGTTAGGGGGCCATAAATCTCGCGGCTCAAAACGCTGGCCATTCCCATCACTGAGGTCAGAGGCGTCCGCAGTTCCTGAGTGAGTTGGCCCAGCAATTTGACTTGAATTTGATTGGTGGCGAGTTGCTGGCTGCCTAAATTTCCAGAGGATATTTGCGTGTTGAGATTCACCAACACTCCTGGGGCATTCTCTTTGAGGGCACGATTGCGCTCAAATTCGCTCATAATCCAGCGGGCCATGAGTTCCAAAAACTCTGTTTCCCTGTCAGTAAAGGAACGCGGCACCCGTTCCATCACGGCAAGCGTACCCAGGCAATGTCCGGTAGAAGTTAATAATGGCACTCCCAAATAGGCGCGGATGCCATAGTGCTGAACTAACAAACTCTTGGCAAAAATCGGCTCAACGGTAGTATCGCCGATCGCCAAAACTTTATGAGAGTCTACTACGTGCGTACACAGAGATTCCTGCCGCGATAGCTGACGGGATGTTGCCAGCTGATTCATCAAACCTAACCTGGACAAACCCACAGATGACTTGAACCATTGACGGTCTTTGTCCATGATGCCCAAAATGCAGATGGGGGCATCCAAAAAGTGGGCAGCCGTCTGAGTTGCCTCATCGAAAATCGGGATTGTCTCTGCTTCCAGCAGTCCCGACTCTGTTAAAGCTAAAAGGCGCTGTTGTTCTCGCGCTTGAGGTGTCAAACCGTTGAGACGATAAAAGAGAGTGTTTTCAGGGTTTACCATGCTAACTGCTACCCCTATACTTGCTGAATTTATCATTTATCTAGCTGCTGCCGCAGACAAAGAGCTTATCCTTAAAATTCCCTAACTGCATTCTCAACGAACAGGTTATGGAGAAATATCATCAGTTTTTGAGAATATCTACCATTAACCAGAAAGAGATGTACTCGACCAGGCAGGGTGAGACAGCAGGGAGGCGATGACCCGCACTCCTCGTAACTGATTCGAGAGGGGTAGATGACCTTTGGGGGCACTCAGATCCCAGATAAACTCGTGGGGATATCGCGTCCAGTTATTGCCATTCTTCCAGCCGATTTTGGGCCAGAATTTTTCCCAATTTTTGCCCAAACTCAGCCAAATTTCCCGTTGCACTCCATAGCCAAACTTGCCTTCGGAATTAGCCAGCCAGAGGTTGTTAATGGTTTGCAGATCTGATGTAGGGAACTTCTCTACCTCAGTAAAATACAACCATTTCCTTTGCACTGCTGCCGCACCTGCAAGTTCGCACAGCAATTGCAGCGTCATTCGATCGGCTGCTTGAAAATCTTGCTGGGCCAGCAGTTGTTGCAGGGGAGTGTAATCTATATTGCGCTCTGAAATCAACGATACGATACTGGTGTTCATTGCTAATTGGTTATTGGTCATTGGTGGTTGGTCTGCGATCGTCGGTTACTTTTGTTTTTGGTTTCTTCATTCCCGATTACCCATTACCGATTAACTATTAGCACAAAGGAATTTGCACAAGTATCGCCGTTAGTCCAGTTGAGTATCACTCTGGTTTTGCAAACTTTTCACTTAGCGGTCTGCAAAATGCGATCGATTATACCACTGGTAGAAGTAGGTATTTCTATTCTGACTAACTCGATCCTGCCTCCATAGGCTTGAACAATCGGTGCTTCGGGCAGCGTTTCGATTCGGTAGTCTCCCCCTTTTACGTAAATTTCTGGTTTGAGCTTATCTATAACTTGAGCAGCTGTGGTTTGGGAAAAAATCACTACCCCATCTACTGGCTTGAGGGCAGCTAGTAATTCGGCCCTCTGTATGTCTGGGATGATGGGTCGCTCTGGCCATCCCGTCGGATGCGGTTTGATGGTTCGCACAGACACATCGCTATTTAACCCCACAATCAGCGATCGCCCCAAGGATTTTGCTACCCGTAAATACCGCAGGTGTCCGACATGGAGTAGGTCAAAGCAGCCATTGGTAAATACCAATGGTCGCCATTGCGCTGGGGCAATAGCGATCGCCTCCTCTAGTTCGGTTAAGCTGTATAGATCGGTAATCATATCGCGAACTACCCACACTGACCTAACGGTTTATTAGAACTTTTCAGTTTTCTGGATAATTGCTGTTGCTTGATTCTGAAGTTTTTTGGATGCTTGTTGAGTATTTTATGGTTCTCAAACTTAGAGCCATCGCTAGTAACAGCAAAGTCAGTCAACCCCAGGTCAATCCCAACTGCTTTACCTTCTGCACTTGCAGAAGGTTTATCTTTCTCATCGTCAGAAAGAATGGCCGCAAATAACTGATTGGAGCAATTCTTGGATATACTTACAGTCTTAATTTTTCCCTCAATAGGTCTATGAATAATTGCCGAAACATTTCCAATCTTTGGAAGTGTTAAATATTTGTCTGCAACCTTGACATTTTGAGGGTATTGTCTTGACTGCTTACCATGCTTTGATTTAAATCTATGGTATTTAGCTTGTTTTTCAAAGAAGTTATCAAAGGCC
This window contains:
- a CDS encoding serine/threonine protein kinase, yielding MVWAAGQRLQKGKYIIEKILGEGGFGITYQARHTLLQQLVVIKTPNESLKNDPEYPKYLQRFVEEGRRLEKLSEKQHPNIVRVRDLFEKKGIYCLVMDFVAGESLFDLVRRRGALPANEAVEYVRQIGEALTVVHQASLVHRDAHPGNIMVQSDGKAVLIDFGIAGEILQTVESSKHFGNWAFAPYEQMMGSREPTVDVYCLAASLYYAVTGQCPTSSLDRKLNNVRLIKPKQHADISDELNRAILKGMELEAKNRPQSMQEWLKLLEVANRTVPVGINKVITQPTLQKIHIDWGLLVQRFIVCVGLGFLLTIPFYFSPLPWFVALAGTSLLAYHGERGVTYGGLTDIEIGGVLTMALAITLTVVPIFGTKAIVSLFFMGIFYGFLLLFFSIGPTEGLGLWYLMLIILTPLTMYNSKMSWSQIYGNIYGNEERIRGLVAWCIGLTSNISLALRMWEGTEVIFWDIHANDLGKKPFSNFHKFLILSGTSWIGLGAGAVLRYWLQ
- the smpB gene encoding SsrA-binding protein SmpB, which gives rise to MSEKSEGIKIVSDNRQARYLYEILETYEAGIELKGTEVKSIREGRSNLRDGYVLIRNGEAWLLNVHVSPHSTASQYFNHDPVRTRKLLLHKEEIRKLIGKVEQKGLTLIPLKMYLKKGLVKVSVGLGRGKKLHDKREDVKKRDDKREMQRAMKNF
- a CDS encoding adenylyltransferase/cytidyltransferase family protein; the protein is MITDLYSLTELEEAIAIAPAQWRPLVFTNGCFDLLHVGHLRYLRVAKSLGRSLIVGLNSDVSVRTIKPHPTGWPERPIIPDIQRAELLAALKPVDGVVIFSQTTAAQVIDKLKPEIYVKGGDYRIETLPEAPIVQAYGGRIELVRIEIPTSTSGIIDRILQTAK
- a CDS encoding GAF domain-containing sensor histidine kinase; translation: MVNPENTLFYRLNGLTPQAREQQRLLALTESGLLEAETIPIFDEATQTAAHFLDAPICILGIMDKDRQWFKSSVGLSRLGLMNQLATSRQLSRQESLCTHVVDSHKVLAIGDTTVEPIFAKSLLVQHYGIRAYLGVPLLTSTGHCLGTLAVMERVPRSFTDRETEFLELMARWIMSEFERNRALKENAPGVLVNLNTQISSGNLGSQQLATNQIQVKLLGQLTQELRTPLTSVMGMASVLSREIYGPLTTKQKEYLEIIQHSGQYLLSLVNEILALGSLNPDNPKLNLSAVDIEMLCQQAIATLEEAANRRGQQIRLSVEPGNRIWQLDKEKVRQLLYHLVSSVLQTADAGSIVRIHISRKVEGLNIAVWVSHPWLGDGLPHLEGYFFNTSPSVPTYSEPRLYDREDESLEEASLLSPEAAEKSNSTKSEEKALVTADRSEALENNIIDRSSENLGLLLSCHLAQMHSGQISIQGSQESGFRYVVSLPTITEADVNI
- a CDS encoding IctB family putative bicarbonate transporter is translated as MNAVWQQLTLSNLPLYRWRNASYLYRLVGLLPAWRQGSWLMRWAEPLGALLVSLVFALAPFVSNDLVGVLLVACGAFWVLLTVSDEVVREREKEEGEAVFSFPKFTPIHLLVLLYWGIAVVATALSPVKAAALTGLVKLTLYLLLFALMARILRSPHLRSWLIALYLHVALLVSVYGLRQWFFGATALATWVDPESPLAKTTRVYSYLGNPNLLAGYLLPATALSLAAVFAWRGWVCKALATTMFVVNSSCLILTFSRGGWIGFVVLLFVFLLLLIDWLSIQLPPFWRTWSLPILLISLAAILGLAILFVEPLRDRVFSMFVGREDSSNNFRINVWAAVQEMIRARPIIGIGPGNTAFNKIYPLYMRPRYSALSAYSILLEVAVEAGLIGLGCFLWLLLVTFNQGWVQLRRLREFGSREGFWLIAAIASFLGMLAHGTVDTVLYRPEANTLWWMMIALIASYYTIYQPSRSENLPPQDL
- a CDS encoding DUF29 family protein — translated: MTQELIDLRKSILEGRYAEALAIVDELEGMSKQAILRNIQSYLKILLIHLIKNQIEQRLTNSWANSIRNSVREIKKLNLQDNKTSYYVKIDGWEEMIDEEFEEAIREASEEVLNGAYSPFQLAEMVERKLVISHSQSLIELTYNYSLKQLPGVIDDYLIQLPGGEDWQAGRR